From Gemmatimonadaceae bacterium, the proteins below share one genomic window:
- a CDS encoding ATP-dependent helicase codes for MSGDPRAYPPRERTVEPRRTVDFAGELNDAQHQAATHPDGPLLIVAGAGTGKTRTLVYRVAHLIERGVPPQRILLLTFTRRAAQEMLARAERLVGNTSRGVHGGTFHGTAHRLLRRFGPEAGLPGDFTILDQSDAEDLMGLSRTALGLGDKTKRFPKKETLHHVYSRHVNTDIPVGAILREEYPRFIEFEDEVAKVFADYTQRKQQRDLVDYDDLLLYWAMLLEHVPAVADRVAALYDHILVDEYQDTNVLQARILKGMCRVHRNLTVVGDDAQSIYAFRGATIRNILDFPRDYPGASVVTLEENYRSTQPILDATNLLISRAEERYSKELFTKRTGGEKPWLVTAQDESQQTRFVVDRILELHEEGIPLREMAVLFRAGYMSADLEIELTARNIPFDKWGGLKFLEAAHVKDVLAFLRVLENPRDEVSWYRLLLLMPGIGEVTARNAVQSMADLAWSHESFGRFTPPPRAREAHAALVRLLADLRTQSGGDEGRVGREIARVRALYDDILRERYDRVDPRLSDLDQLQTIAGGYPDRGSFLSALALEPPSATSDLGFGGDTEDDTLILSTAHSAKGREWDAVFVIWAVDGWFPMSRALGSDEEIEEERRLMYVAMTRARNHLAVSYPLNVYDTRRGADYSLDQVSRFLDRGVRRAFQKVVLRNEIDTAGSNASDAPPPAVEVDVRALLRNRFGPGTQ; via the coding sequence ATGTCCGGCGACCCCCGCGCCTACCCGCCCCGTGAGCGAACCGTCGAGCCACGCCGTACGGTGGACTTCGCCGGTGAGCTCAACGACGCGCAGCACCAGGCGGCCACGCACCCAGACGGGCCGCTGCTCATCGTAGCGGGCGCTGGCACGGGCAAGACCCGCACACTGGTCTATCGCGTCGCGCATCTCATCGAGCGGGGCGTCCCGCCCCAGCGCATCCTCCTGCTGACCTTCACGCGCCGCGCCGCGCAGGAGATGCTGGCCCGCGCCGAGCGCCTGGTCGGCAACACAAGCCGCGGCGTGCACGGCGGCACCTTCCACGGCACGGCCCATCGTCTGCTCCGCCGCTTCGGCCCCGAGGCCGGCCTGCCGGGCGACTTCACGATCCTCGACCAGTCCGACGCCGAGGACCTGATGGGCCTCTCGCGTACGGCACTCGGGCTCGGCGACAAGACCAAGCGCTTCCCCAAGAAGGAGACGCTGCACCACGTGTACTCGCGGCACGTGAACACGGACATCCCGGTGGGCGCGATCCTCCGCGAGGAGTATCCGCGCTTCATCGAGTTCGAGGACGAGGTCGCGAAGGTGTTCGCGGACTACACACAGCGGAAGCAACAGCGCGACCTCGTCGACTATGACGATCTGCTGCTGTACTGGGCGATGCTGCTCGAGCACGTGCCAGCCGTGGCGGACCGCGTGGCCGCGCTCTACGACCACATCCTGGTGGATGAGTACCAGGACACCAACGTGCTGCAGGCCCGCATCCTCAAGGGGATGTGCCGCGTGCACCGCAACCTCACCGTGGTCGGCGACGACGCACAGAGCATCTATGCCTTCCGCGGTGCGACCATCCGCAACATCCTCGACTTCCCGCGCGACTATCCCGGCGCGTCGGTGGTAACGCTGGAGGAGAACTACCGCTCCACGCAGCCCATCCTCGACGCGACAAACCTGCTGATCTCCCGCGCCGAGGAGCGCTACAGCAAGGAACTGTTCACCAAGCGCACGGGCGGTGAGAAGCCTTGGCTGGTGACGGCGCAGGACGAGTCGCAGCAGACGCGGTTCGTCGTGGACCGCATCCTCGAACTGCACGAGGAGGGCATCCCCCTGCGTGAAATGGCCGTGCTCTTCCGTGCGGGCTACATGAGCGCGGACCTCGAGATCGAACTCACCGCGCGCAACATCCCCTTCGACAAGTGGGGCGGGCTCAAGTTCCTCGAGGCGGCGCACGTGAAGGATGTGCTGGCCTTCCTGCGCGTGCTGGAGAATCCACGCGACGAGGTGAGTTGGTACCGTCTGCTGCTGTTGATGCCCGGCATCGGCGAGGTCACGGCGCGGAACGCGGTGCAGTCGATGGCCGACCTCGCGTGGTCGCACGAGTCCTTCGGGCGCTTCACACCCCCGCCCCGCGCCCGCGAGGCGCACGCCGCGCTGGTGCGGCTGCTCGCCGACCTCCGCACGCAGTCCGGCGGCGACGAGGGTCGCGTCGGCCGCGAGATCGCCCGCGTCCGCGCGCTGTACGACGACATCCTGCGCGAGCGCTACGACCGCGTGGATCCGCGCCTCAGTGACCTCGACCAGCTCCAGACCATCGCCGGCGGCTACCCCGACCGCGGCAGCTTCCTCTCAGCGCTCGCTCTCGAGCCGCCCAGCGCCACCAGCGACTTGGGCTTCGGCGGAGACACGGAGGACGACACGCTCATCCTCTCCACCGCACACAGCGCCAAGGGCCGCGAGTGGGACGCCGTGTTCGTCATCTGGGCCGTGGACGGCTGGTTCCCGATGTCGCGCGCGCTGGGCTCCGACGAGGAGATCGAGGAGGAGCGCCGCCTGATGTACGTCGCGATGACCCGGGCGCGGAACCACTTGGCCGTGAGCTATCCGCTCAATGTCTACGACACGCGGCGCGGCGCGGACTACTCGCTTGATCAGGTGTCACGCTTCTTGGACCGCGGGGTCCGCAGGGCCTTCCAGAAGGTCGTATTGCGGAATGAGATCGACACGGCGGGGTCCAACGCCTCCGACGCCCCGCCCCCCGCCGTCGAGGTGGACGTCCGGGCCTTGCTCCGAAACCGCTTCGGTCCGGGCACGCAGTAA
- a CDS encoding aminopeptidase, whose protein sequence is MTTATVGWRKWLRRLGLGLGTLLALGLALLAATPLGRYLVRAGWEEGKILAARRPIAEVVADPTVSAELRDKLALVLEARAFAADSLGFPVREAFTQFTQLERDTLVLVLSGARRDALVPKLWRYPLVGRLPYKGFFRRGDALDARQALEDEDFDTYLRPAAAFSTLGWFNDPLLSTTARADSTDLVNTVIHEITHNRVFIPGDATFNESFANFVGARGAEWFFLTRGDSANALRAAARWADDQLLAGFWQRLYLSMDSAFKANPGDPARGRRMAIRDSMYTAARTALVTEVGPRLRTIPAQYAARVPLDNAALLARRVYLSGIEEFEAALSSSGGRLPAAIAAILTTRE, encoded by the coding sequence TTGACAACGGCGACGGTTGGGTGGCGTAAGTGGCTGCGGCGACTCGGCTTGGGGCTGGGCACGCTGCTCGCGCTCGGGCTCGCGCTGCTCGCGGCGACCCCGCTGGGGCGCTATCTGGTCCGCGCCGGGTGGGAGGAGGGCAAGATCCTCGCGGCGCGCCGTCCGATCGCCGAGGTGGTGGCCGATCCGACGGTGAGCGCGGAACTGCGCGACAAGCTGGCCCTGGTGCTCGAGGCGCGCGCCTTCGCCGCGGATTCGCTGGGCTTCCCGGTGCGAGAGGCGTTCACGCAGTTCACGCAGTTGGAACGGGATACGCTGGTGTTGGTTCTGTCAGGCGCGCGACGCGACGCGCTGGTCCCAAAGCTCTGGCGCTATCCCCTCGTGGGGCGGTTGCCGTACAAGGGGTTCTTTCGGCGTGGCGATGCGTTGGACGCGCGGCAGGCGCTCGAGGACGAGGACTTCGACACCTACCTGCGTCCCGCGGCGGCCTTTTCGACGCTCGGTTGGTTCAACGATCCCCTGCTGTCCACGACGGCGCGCGCCGACTCCACGGACCTGGTGAACACCGTCATCCACGAAATCACACACAATCGGGTGTTCATCCCAGGCGACGCCACGTTCAACGAGAGCTTCGCAAACTTTGTCGGAGCGCGTGGGGCCGAGTGGTTCTTCCTGACTCGGGGCGACTCGGCAAACGCGCTGCGGGCAGCTGCTCGCTGGGCGGACGATCAGTTGCTCGCTGGCTTCTGGCAGCGGCTCTACCTGTCGATGGACTCGGCGTTCAAGGCCAACCCCGGCGATCCAGCGCGCGGTCGGCGCATGGCGATCCGCGACTCGATGTACACGGCGGCCCGGACGGCGCTGGTGACCGAGGTTGGGCCACGACTCCGGACCATCCCAGCGCAGTACGCAGCGCGTGTGCCGTTGGACAACGCCGCCTTGCTGGCGCGGCGGGTGTATCTGAGCGGCATCGAGGAATTCGAAGCCGCGCTTTCCTCCAGTGGCGGGCGCCTGCCGGCGGCGATCGCCGCGATTCTCACGACTCGCGAATGA
- the lpdA gene encoding dihydrolipoyl dehydrogenase → MANFDVIYLGGGPAGYVGALRSAQLGQSVAVVEREGLGGTCVLWGCIPAKALLEAASIATKVAKGKEFGVTAEKVTLDYGVAMKRSRGVSAQNSKGVEFLFKKNKITWLKGTGTLGPNKSVKVTGADGKTETHTATKGVVIATGSRVKGLPQIGLDLDKQLVLSSDEALTLEKAPETIAVIGAGAVGCEFADVFNAFGSKVTLLEVMPRILPVEDEDCSVELTKAFKKRGIEVITGAKLGTVKKGKKNVTIPVEVGGEKKDMTFDLVLVAAGRAPNIENIGLKEAGVQTTERGFIKINDKFETSAKGVYAIGDVAGPPMLAHKGSREGHVVADILGGHKHHPVNYGNIPNATYCHPEVASIGLTEAQCKEKGLKYKVGKFPFSANGRARTSGETEGFVKVIRDEKYGEILGAHICGAHATEMIHEFAVARENEYTVEEIDLAIHAHPTLSEAIAEAVLDSMGKMLHA, encoded by the coding sequence ATGGCGAACTTTGATGTGATCTACCTAGGAGGCGGCCCGGCGGGATACGTCGGCGCCCTCCGCTCCGCCCAGCTTGGCCAGTCCGTTGCCGTCGTCGAGCGCGAAGGGCTCGGCGGCACCTGCGTGCTCTGGGGCTGCATCCCCGCCAAGGCGCTGCTCGAAGCCGCCAGCATCGCGACCAAGGTCGCCAAGGGCAAGGAGTTCGGCGTCACCGCCGAGAAGGTCACGCTCGACTACGGCGTGGCGATGAAGCGCTCCCGCGGCGTGTCAGCCCAGAACTCCAAGGGCGTCGAGTTCCTCTTCAAGAAGAACAAGATCACTTGGCTCAAGGGCACGGGTACGCTGGGCCCGAACAAGTCGGTGAAGGTCACCGGCGCGGATGGCAAGACCGAGACGCACACCGCAACCAAGGGTGTCGTGATCGCCACCGGCAGCCGCGTGAAGGGCCTGCCGCAGATTGGCCTCGACCTCGACAAGCAGCTGGTGCTCTCGTCCGACGAGGCGCTGACGCTGGAGAAGGCCCCCGAAACCATCGCCGTGATCGGCGCCGGCGCCGTGGGCTGCGAGTTCGCCGACGTGTTCAACGCCTTCGGCTCCAAGGTCACGCTGCTCGAGGTGATGCCGCGCATCCTGCCCGTCGAGGACGAGGACTGCTCGGTGGAACTCACCAAGGCGTTCAAGAAGCGCGGGATCGAGGTCATCACGGGCGCCAAGCTCGGCACCGTAAAGAAGGGCAAGAAGAACGTCACCATCCCCGTCGAGGTGGGCGGCGAGAAGAAGGACATGACCTTCGACCTCGTGCTGGTTGCCGCCGGCCGCGCGCCGAACATCGAGAACATCGGCCTCAAGGAAGCCGGCGTGCAGACCACCGAGCGCGGCTTCATCAAGATCAACGACAAGTTCGAGACCAGCGCCAAGGGCGTGTACGCGATCGGCGATGTTGCCGGCCCGCCGATGCTGGCCCACAAGGGCTCGCGCGAGGGCCACGTGGTGGCCGACATCCTCGGTGGCCACAAGCATCACCCCGTCAACTACGGCAACATCCCCAACGCCACGTACTGCCACCCCGAGGTCGCGAGCATCGGCCTCACCGAGGCGCAGTGCAAGGAGAAGGGGCTCAAGTACAAGGTCGGCAAGTTCCCCTTCTCGGCGAACGGCCGCGCCCGCACCAGCGGCGAGACCGAAGGCTTCGTGAAGGTCATCCGCGACGAGAAGTACGGCGAGATCCTCGGCGCGCACATCTGTGGAGCGCACGCCACCGAGATGATCCACGAGTTCGCCGTGGCCCGCGAGAACGAGTACACGGTGGAGGAGATCGACCTCGCTATCCACGCGCACCCGACCTTGAGCGAAGCCATCGCCGAGGCAGTGCTCGACTCGATGGGGAAGATGCTGCACGCGTGA
- the lipB gene encoding lipoyl(octanoyl) transferase LipB gives MTEFLVHDLGLRSYAEALAFQRELAAKRISKEVTQDVLLLVEHPPVVTLGRSTKQENLLFTPELLTQRGVELFEVERGGDVTFHGPGQIVGYPIVDLAEHRQDLHWYLRQLEEVMIRAVAPFGVVAERVSGKTGIWTRPALDDAGTVVRPARKLASIGVHARQWVTWHGFALNVTTDLSYFDLMVPCGLPGVDMTSVQREMLELRESGLCMAPSPTLLDDVREATVSAFSAVFERRPRAEAAPTL, from the coding sequence GTGACGGAGTTTCTCGTTCACGACCTTGGCCTCCGCAGCTATGCGGAGGCCTTGGCGTTTCAGCGCGAGTTGGCGGCGAAGCGGATCTCCAAGGAGGTCACGCAGGACGTGCTGCTACTGGTCGAGCATCCACCGGTGGTGACCCTGGGCCGCTCGACCAAGCAGGAGAACCTGCTGTTCACGCCCGAGTTGCTCACGCAACGAGGCGTCGAGCTGTTCGAGGTGGAGCGTGGCGGGGATGTCACCTTCCACGGGCCCGGACAGATCGTGGGTTATCCGATCGTGGACCTCGCGGAGCACAGGCAGGACCTACATTGGTATCTGCGGCAACTCGAGGAAGTCATGATCCGCGCGGTGGCGCCGTTTGGCGTTGTCGCGGAGCGCGTGTCGGGGAAGACGGGCATCTGGACGCGACCGGCGCTCGACGACGCCGGAACGGTGGTGCGGCCCGCGCGGAAGCTGGCGAGCATCGGCGTACACGCGCGGCAGTGGGTGACCTGGCACGGGTTTGCGCTCAACGTCACCACGGACCTCAGCTACTTCGACCTGATGGTGCCCTGCGGGTTGCCGGGAGTCGACATGACGTCGGTGCAGCGCGAGATGCTGGAGCTGAGAGAGAGCGGGCTTTGCATGGCGCCTTCGCCGACACTGTTGGACGATGTTCGCGAGGCAACCGTCAGCGCGTTCTCGGCGGTGTTCGAGCGCAGGCCGCGTGCGGAGGCTGCGCCGACGCTGTAG
- the dnaE gene encoding DNA polymerase III subunit alpha, translating to MSFVHLHCHSEYSLLDGANRIDDLIKRAQEFEQPALAITDHGNIHAAWEFQEKARKAGVKPIIGMEAYVAPSDRRQKTRAQQGEKNYFHLVLLARDLQGYRNLVKLTSLGYTEGFYGKPRVDRELLAKYNEGLIVSSACMAGEVAQHLLEDRYEEAKAAAAWYADVFKDRYYLEVQAHEAGEQRKLNDLVFKLSRDLSLPVVATNDAHFLRAEDHESHDVLLCIGLKKDRLDADRMRYDRGLYFKSAPEIAAHFKGHPEVLENTLKIGDDVNVIFDKKYYVPSFPLPKGVKSENDLLVKISTEGAKQRYGDPLPAEVKERLDYELGVITKTGYAGYFLITADFIKAARDRGIPVGPGRGSAAGSLVAYATGITNVCPLKFDLLFERFLNPERVSMPDIDVDFCEERRAEVIEYVRNKYGRDSVGQIITFGTLKSRACIKDVGRVLGFSPAETDAIAKLIPNQPNFSLTVAEAIEKVPEVRKLYEQDERHQQLFDFAIALEGLSRHAGVHAAGIVIAPGPIDEYVPVCTQESKGSGSDGDERVVVTQYDMVALEKAGMLKMDFLGLTTLTILTDAVRAIKERRGVEIDLDALPLDDEATYRMLRAGRTAGVFQFESPLATDMVRAMRADRFDDLVASNALMRPGPLDAGMHKVYQRRKRGEEPVSYQLPELEEILSATYGVITYQEQVMRIAQRLAGISLAEADVLRKAVGKKDVELILKELGKFQEKAVANGFPPKVIEDIAGQIETFGRYGFNKSHSVAYSILSYHTAYLKAHYAPEFMAAVLSASIGDTDAVVKYINEARDLGLEILPPDVNESGWKFTVVGDTRIRFGLGAIRNVGHSAAESISSARTEKPFSSLYDLTERVDLRTCNKRVFEALIHAGALDSLPGHRAQFLSALDGAMQHASLAQAEIATGQGSLFGDLGGSEDDAPPLQPTLPTVKEFSESERLTAEKAILGFYISGHPLEPFRAECELLATHTVAQLGEWSPEAMALGGVITAVRRQISKKSGAEFARLTVEDFAGSAELLVFPEAWAAIGDRVQTDVPVLIKGGYSRRDQGADNPTFIVESITRLAELRATGQFAVSLDLDAEFSLPAEVMRDVRAVAEAHPGSAPLELRWKGIDGSPARLRSSSLKLSTAGPALLELRSLLGPERVRLVRGS from the coding sequence GTGTCCTTCGTCCACCTGCACTGCCACTCCGAGTACTCGCTCCTCGACGGCGCGAACCGGATCGATGACCTGATCAAGCGGGCCCAGGAGTTCGAGCAGCCCGCCCTCGCCATCACCGACCACGGCAACATCCACGCCGCCTGGGAGTTCCAGGAAAAGGCCCGCAAGGCCGGCGTGAAGCCCATCATCGGGATGGAGGCCTACGTCGCCCCCAGCGACCGCCGGCAGAAGACCCGCGCCCAACAAGGCGAGAAGAACTATTTCCACCTCGTCCTACTCGCCCGGGACCTGCAGGGTTACAGAAATCTCGTGAAGCTCACGTCGCTGGGCTACACGGAAGGCTTCTACGGAAAGCCGCGGGTGGACCGCGAGCTGCTCGCCAAGTACAACGAGGGCCTCATCGTCTCCTCGGCCTGCATGGCCGGCGAGGTTGCGCAGCACCTGCTCGAGGACCGCTACGAGGAGGCCAAGGCCGCCGCCGCCTGGTACGCCGACGTCTTCAAGGACCGCTACTATCTCGAGGTGCAGGCCCACGAGGCCGGCGAGCAGCGCAAGCTGAACGACCTCGTCTTCAAGCTGAGCCGCGACCTCTCCCTACCCGTGGTCGCCACCAACGACGCGCACTTCCTGCGCGCCGAGGACCACGAGTCGCACGACGTGCTGCTCTGCATCGGGCTCAAGAAGGACCGGCTCGATGCCGACCGCATGCGCTACGATCGCGGGCTCTACTTCAAGAGCGCCCCCGAAATCGCGGCGCACTTCAAGGGCCACCCCGAGGTTCTCGAGAACACGCTCAAGATCGGCGACGACGTCAACGTCATCTTCGACAAGAAGTACTACGTGCCCTCGTTCCCGCTACCCAAGGGTGTGAAGAGCGAGAACGACCTGCTGGTGAAGATCTCCACCGAGGGCGCCAAGCAGCGCTACGGCGATCCGCTCCCGGCCGAGGTGAAGGAGCGCCTCGACTACGAGCTCGGCGTCATCACCAAGACGGGCTACGCAGGCTACTTCCTCATCACGGCGGACTTCATCAAGGCCGCCCGCGACCGCGGCATCCCCGTGGGCCCCGGACGCGGCTCGGCGGCCGGCTCGCTGGTCGCTTACGCCACCGGCATCACGAACGTCTGCCCGCTCAAGTTCGACCTGCTGTTCGAGCGCTTCCTGAACCCGGAACGCGTCTCGATGCCCGACATCGACGTCGACTTCTGCGAGGAACGCCGCGCGGAGGTCATCGAGTACGTGCGCAACAAGTACGGGCGCGACTCGGTGGGCCAGATCATCACCTTCGGGACGCTCAAGTCGCGCGCCTGCATCAAGGACGTGGGCCGCGTCCTCGGGTTCTCCCCGGCAGAAACAGACGCGATCGCCAAGCTGATCCCCAACCAGCCGAACTTCTCGCTCACGGTGGCCGAGGCCATCGAGAAAGTGCCCGAGGTCCGCAAGCTCTACGAGCAGGACGAACGGCACCAGCAACTATTCGACTTTGCAATTGCGCTCGAAGGCCTCTCGCGCCACGCCGGCGTGCACGCGGCCGGCATCGTCATCGCGCCTGGCCCGATCGATGAGTACGTGCCCGTCTGCACGCAGGAGTCCAAGGGCTCCGGCAGCGACGGCGATGAGCGCGTGGTGGTCACCCAGTACGACATGGTCGCGCTCGAGAAGGCCGGGATGCTCAAGATGGACTTCCTCGGCCTCACCACGCTGACCATCCTCACGGACGCGGTGCGCGCCATCAAGGAACGCCGCGGCGTGGAGATCGACCTCGACGCCCTGCCGCTGGACGACGAGGCTACCTACCGCATGCTGCGCGCGGGCCGCACCGCCGGCGTGTTCCAGTTCGAATCGCCGTTGGCCACCGACATGGTCCGCGCGATGCGTGCCGACCGCTTCGACGACCTCGTCGCCTCCAACGCGCTGATGCGCCCCGGCCCGCTCGACGCCGGGATGCACAAGGTCTACCAGCGCCGCAAGCGCGGCGAGGAACCGGTCAGCTACCAGCTGCCCGAGCTCGAGGAGATCCTCTCCGCCACCTACGGCGTCATCACCTACCAGGAGCAGGTGATGCGTATCGCGCAGCGGCTGGCGGGCATCTCGCTCGCCGAAGCTGACGTGCTGCGCAAGGCGGTGGGCAAGAAGGACGTCGAGCTCATCCTCAAGGAGCTCGGCAAGTTCCAGGAAAAGGCGGTCGCCAACGGCTTCCCACCCAAGGTCATCGAGGACATCGCCGGCCAGATCGAGACCTTCGGCCGCTACGGCTTCAACAAGTCGCACTCGGTCGCCTACTCGATCCTGTCGTACCACACGGCCTACCTCAAGGCGCACTATGCGCCGGAGTTCATGGCCGCGGTGCTCTCCGCGAGCATCGGCGACACGGACGCGGTCGTGAAGTACATCAACGAGGCCCGCGACCTCGGCCTCGAGATCCTCCCGCCAGACGTCAACGAGTCGGGCTGGAAGTTCACCGTGGTCGGCGACACGCGCATCCGTTTCGGACTCGGCGCCATCCGCAACGTTGGCCACAGCGCCGCCGAGAGCATCAGCTCGGCGCGCACCGAGAAGCCGTTCAGCTCACTCTACGACCTTACCGAGCGCGTCGACCTGCGCACCTGCAACAAGCGCGTCTTCGAAGCGCTGATCCACGCCGGCGCGCTCGACTCCCTGCCCGGCCACCGCGCGCAGTTCCTCTCCGCGCTCGACGGCGCCATGCAGCATGCATCGCTCGCGCAGGCGGAGATTGCGACTGGACAGGGCTCGCTGTTCGGCGACCTCGGCGGCAGCGAGGACGACGCGCCGCCACTCCAACCGACGCTGCCGACGGTGAAGGAGTTCAGTGAGAGCGAGCGCCTCACCGCCGAGAAGGCCATCCTCGGCTTCTACATCTCGGGGCACCCGCTCGAACCGTTCCGCGCCGAGTGTGAACTGCTCGCAACGCACACGGTCGCGCAGTTGGGCGAGTGGAGCCCCGAGGCCATGGCCCTAGGTGGCGTGATCACCGCCGTGCGCCGTCAGATCTCCAAGAAGTCCGGCGCAGAGTTCGCCCGGCTCACGGTCGAGGACTTTGCCGGCTCCGCCGAACTGCTGGTCTTCCCCGAGGCCTGGGCCGCCATCGGCGACCGCGTGCAGACCGACGTGCCGGTGCTCATCAAGGGCGGCTACTCGCGCCGTGATCAGGGCGCCGACAACCCCACCTTCATCGTGGAAAGCATCACGCGCCTGGCCGAACTGCGCGCCACGGGCCAGTTCGCCGTCTCGCTGGACCTCGACGCCGAGTTCAGCCTGCCGGCCGAGGTGATGCGCGACGTGCGGGCGGTGGCCGAGGCCCATCCCGGTTCCGCCCCGTTGGAGCTACGTTGGAAGGGTATCGATGGGAGCCCGGCCCGCCTGCGGTCGAGCTCCCTCAAGCTGTCCACCGCCGGTCCGGCCCTGCTGGAGCTCCGCTCCCTGCTCGGCCCCGAGCGCGTGCGCCTCGTACGCGGGAGCTGA
- a CDS encoding pyruvate dehydrogenase complex dihydrolipoamide acetyltransferase, which produces MSTKVFMEALSPTMEEGRLVKWNKAEGDAVKNGDVLAEVETDKAVMELVARGEGILRKRLIEEGITAAVGTLVGVIAGKDEDISDVLKGAGGGASAAPAAAPKAAEAAPAAAPASAPSASSSPAAPAAAAVSSGGRVTASPLARRMAGDQGLDINAIQGSGPGGRIIKRDIEAAMAGGGAKAAPAASGAAAPSGARRIAVDGAEFQDEPLTQIRKTIARRLSESIGPIPTFYLTAEFDLSRAAEMRAAAAELGDAFKFSFNDIVLKATATALMQHPEVNAHWLGDKIRYFNTVHLGMAVATDDGLIVPVIFNAEQKRMSEISAEAKVLAKKARERKLKPEEFTGSTFSVSNLGMMQIDQFTAIINPPEVGILAIGAIEDKVIVAPDGSFEVRKKLRVTMSCDHRVIDGAVGAKFLQTLRRLIENPLLLVF; this is translated from the coding sequence ATGTCGACTAAGGTCTTTATGGAGGCCCTCAGCCCCACGATGGAGGAGGGGCGCCTGGTGAAGTGGAACAAGGCCGAGGGCGACGCCGTGAAGAACGGCGATGTGCTGGCCGAGGTGGAGACCGACAAGGCGGTGATGGAACTCGTCGCGCGCGGCGAGGGCATCCTCCGCAAGCGGCTGATCGAGGAAGGCATCACCGCTGCCGTCGGCACGCTGGTCGGTGTGATCGCCGGGAAGGACGAGGACATCAGCGACGTGCTGAAGGGCGCGGGCGGTGGCGCCAGTGCCGCACCAGCCGCTGCACCCAAGGCCGCCGAGGCTGCGCCCGCCGCGGCTCCGGCCTCGGCGCCGTCAGCTTCGTCGTCTCCCGCGGCACCTGCCGCGGCCGCGGTTTCCTCGGGCGGCCGCGTGACGGCCTCCCCGCTCGCCCGCCGCATGGCCGGCGACCAAGGCCTCGACATCAACGCCATCCAGGGTTCCGGTCCCGGCGGCCGCATCATCAAGCGCGACATCGAGGCCGCGATGGCCGGCGGTGGCGCGAAGGCGGCTCCAGCGGCGTCCGGTGCCGCGGCCCCGAGCGGCGCCCGCCGCATCGCCGTCGACGGCGCCGAGTTCCAGGACGAACCGCTCACCCAGATCCGAAAGACGATCGCGCGGCGCCTCAGCGAGTCCATCGGCCCGATCCCGACGTTCTATCTCACGGCCGAGTTCGACCTCTCCCGCGCCGCCGAGATGCGCGCCGCCGCCGCCGAACTCGGCGACGCGTTCAAGTTCAGCTTCAACGACATCGTATTGAAGGCGACGGCCACGGCGCTGATGCAGCATCCCGAGGTCAACGCCCACTGGCTCGGCGACAAGATCCGCTACTTCAACACCGTGCACCTCGGCATGGCCGTCGCGACCGATGACGGCCTGATCGTCCCGGTGATCTTCAACGCCGAGCAGAAGCGGATGTCGGAGATTAGCGCCGAGGCCAAGGTGCTGGCGAAGAAGGCCCGCGAGCGGAAGCTCAAGCCCGAGGAGTTCACGGGCTCGACCTTCTCCGTCTCCAACCTCGGCATGATGCAGATCGACCAGTTCACGGCGATCATCAACCCGCCCGAGGTCGGCATCCTTGCCATCGGTGCCATCGAGGACAAGGTGATTGTCGCCCCCGACGGCAGCTTCGAGGTGAGGAAGAAGCTCCGCGTCACGATGAGCTGCGACCATCGCGTGATTGACGGTGCGGTGGGCGCCAAGTTCCTGCAGACGCTGCGCCGACTGATCGAGAATCCGCTGTTGCTGGTGTTTTGA